The proteins below are encoded in one region of Saccharospirillaceae bacterium:
- the rplL gene encoding 50S ribosomal protein L7/L12, whose amino-acid sequence MSLTKEDIINAVAEMSVKDVVELIEAMEEKFGVSAAAAVAAGPAAGGADAAEEQTEFDVILSAAGDKKVNVIKAVRGLTGLGLKEAKAIVDGAPAAVKEGVSKEDAEAAKEELEAAGAVVEVK is encoded by the coding sequence ATGTCTCTGACAAAAGAAGATATCATCAATGCTGTAGCTGAAATGTCTGTAAAAGACGTTGTTGAGCTGATCGAAGCGATGGAAGAAAAATTCGGTGTATCTGCTGCTGCTGCTGTAGCTGCTGGTCCTGCTGCTGGCGGTGCTGACGCTGCTGAAGAGCAAACTGAATTCGACGTAATCCTGAGCGCTGCAGGCGACAAGAAAGTTAACGTGATCAAAGCTGTTCGCGGTCTGACTGGTCTGGGTCTGAAAGAAGCTAAAGCGATCGTTGACGGCGCTCCTGCTGCGGTTAAAGAAGGCGTATCTAAAGAAGACGCTGAAGCAGCTAAAGAAGAGCTGGAAGCAGCTGGCGCAGTTGTTGAAGTTAAGTAA